From the genome of Acinetobacter sp. 10FS3-1, one region includes:
- a CDS encoding plasmid replication DNA-binding protein codes for MSLLTIVEASRKFNIGRTTIYKAIKKGEITPQLNELGVQQIDPQDMIRVFGHPGKKAVSGDAKSNVSVNNDDLVRELRLQIEELKQDKSFLKQEIASVRRDFDDFKLLIEHKQKTEVAETGETGAKQDQSSFGEQKKQDEKQTGTQPENLKKTDLEPKHSTEQPAKKGLLRRLVGEILR; via the coding sequence ATGTCTCTACTCACCATTGTTGAGGCTTCAAGAAAATTTAATATCGGTAGAACGACAATTTATAAAGCCATTAAGAAAGGTGAGATCACCCCCCAATTAAACGAACTTGGTGTGCAACAGATAGACCCCCAAGATATGATCCGGGTCTTTGGCCATCCTGGGAAGAAAGCTGTTTCAGGAGACGCTAAATCGAATGTTTCTGTGAACAATGATGATCTTGTCCGCGAACTGCGGTTACAGATTGAAGAACTAAAACAAGATAAGTCCTTCCTTAAACAAGAAATAGCCAGCGTTAGACGTGATTTTGATGACTTCAAGCTACTCATAGAACACAAGCAAAAAACAGAAGTGGCTGAAACAGGCGAAACTGGAGCTAAACAGGATCAGAGCAGTTTTGGTGAACAGAAAAAACAGGATGAGAAACAGACCGGAACACAGCCTGAAAATTTGAAAAAGACAGATTTGGAGCCAAAACACTCCACAGAACAGCCAGCCAAGAAGGGTTTACTCCGGAGACTGGTCGGTGAAATTCTCCGCTGA
- a CDS encoding DUF1090 family protein: protein MLLRSIILIGASLISIQSFAYDARSCEIKKQKLAQQMTYAKKYNNTHRIRGLERAMAKVDRKCAIYDTRFKEQSKAQK from the coding sequence ATGTTATTACGTTCAATTATTTTAATTGGTGCATCACTTATTTCTATTCAAAGCTTTGCCTACGATGCAAGATCATGTGAAATTAAAAAGCAAAAGCTAGCACAGCAAATGACCTACGCTAAAAAATATAACAATACACATCGTATTCGTGGGTTAGAAAGAGCGATGGCTAAGGTTGATCGCAAATGTGCTATTTACGACACGCGTTTTAAAGAGCAGAGCAAAGCGCAAAAATAA
- a CDS encoding type II toxin-antitoxin system HicA family toxin — protein sequence MGKTEKLLEKLGNSKNTFPYKDLVVLLSQLGYEKFEMAGSRVRFFNEKTEHMILLHRPHPENEIKGGALKAVKQALKQERFL from the coding sequence ATGGGTAAAACGGAAAAGTTATTGGAAAAACTTGGAAATTCAAAAAATACATTTCCATATAAAGATTTAGTCGTTTTACTAAGCCAACTCGGTTATGAAAAGTTTGAAATGGCAGGCTCTCGTGTTCGATTTTTTAATGAAAAAACTGAACATATGATTTTACTGCATAGACCACACCCTGAGAATGAAATCAAAGGTGGTGCATTGAAAGCTGTAAAACAAGCACTCAAGCAGGAGAGATTTTTATGA
- a CDS encoding type II toxin-antitoxin system HicB family antitoxin, which produces MSYLKYKGYLGTIEPDLETGELFGKVAFIRDLITYEAETLKALEQAFQESVDGYLESCIELNKKPDQPFKGTFNVRISPDLHRKAVLASSNSLNKFVSDAIQEKLMRLGA; this is translated from the coding sequence ATGAGTTATCTAAAATATAAAGGTTATCTTGGAACAATTGAACCTGACCTAGAAACAGGTGAGTTGTTTGGAAAAGTCGCTTTTATCCGTGATTTGATCACTTATGAAGCCGAAACATTAAAAGCATTAGAACAAGCCTTTCAAGAATCTGTAGATGGCTATTTAGAATCATGTATCGAACTAAATAAAAAGCCTGATCAACCCTTTAAAGGTACGTTTAATGTGCGTATCAGTCCTGATCTACACCGTAAAGCTGTTTTAGCATCAAGTAATTCATTGAATAAGTTTGTAAGCGATGCAATTCAAGAAAAGTTAATGCGTTTAGGTGCTTAA